In a genomic window of Anaerotignum faecicola:
- a CDS encoding glycerate kinase type-2 family protein, which produces MNEILSDAKRILHTAIQASLPDEAVKKFIGGKTFAFEGKVIVIAIGKAAWNMAKAAAENIPHRIDTGIVLTKYDHAKGEIPGFTILEAGHPLPDENTILGTQKIMDAVSGLTEKDTVFFLVSGGGSALFECPAGKLTLADFLDITDQLLKCGADIVEINTIRKHLSAVKGGKFAKLCAPAQVYCIALSDILGDRPDSIASGPACADASTVAEAFAISEKYKLKLTEEMQKQLAMETPKTLANVTMEITGSVTQLCADAARAAEQLGYAPLVLTNMLDCEAREAGRFLASIAKTIRKDGLPLRPPCAVLCGGETVVHITGKGKGGRNQELALAAAERIAGMEGIVVAAAGSDGTDGPTDAAGGIVDGKTCGILAEKGISIPAVLAENDSNAALAAADALLITGATGTNVNDIYLLLCQ; this is translated from the coding sequence GTGAATGAGATTTTATCTGATGCAAAAAGGATACTCCACACTGCCATTCAGGCATCCCTTCCCGATGAAGCCGTAAAAAAGTTCATCGGCGGCAAGACCTTCGCTTTTGAAGGAAAGGTGATTGTCATTGCCATCGGCAAGGCGGCTTGGAACATGGCAAAGGCGGCGGCAGAAAATATCCCCCACAGGATTGATACAGGCATTGTTCTGACGAAATATGACCATGCGAAGGGCGAAATCCCCGGCTTTACCATCCTTGAAGCAGGGCATCCCCTTCCCGATGAAAATACGATTCTCGGCACACAGAAAATCATGGATGCCGTTTCCGGTTTAACTGAAAAGGATACGGTTTTCTTTCTGGTTTCAGGCGGCGGCTCTGCGCTTTTTGAATGTCCTGCCGGCAAGCTGACCCTTGCGGATTTTCTGGACATCACCGACCAGCTTTTGAAATGCGGCGCAGATATCGTGGAAATCAACACCATCCGCAAGCATCTTTCTGCCGTAAAGGGCGGCAAATTTGCAAAGCTTTGCGCCCCTGCACAGGTGTACTGCATTGCTCTGAGCGATATTCTGGGCGACCGCCCCGATTCCATTGCCTCCGGCCCTGCCTGCGCGGATGCGTCCACGGTGGCGGAAGCATTTGCCATCTCGGAAAAATACAAGCTCAAGCTGACAGAGGAAATGCAAAAGCAGCTTGCCATGGAAACGCCGAAAACGCTTGCCAACGTCACTATGGAAATCACAGGCAGCGTGACACAGCTTTGCGCCGATGCGGCAAGGGCGGCAGAGCAGCTTGGCTATGCTCCTCTGGTTCTGACGAATATGCTTGACTGCGAGGCAAGGGAGGCCGGCAGATTTCTTGCATCCATCGCAAAAACAATCCGGAAGGACGGTCTGCCCCTGCGCCCGCCCTGCGCCGTTCTCTGCGGCGGCGAAACCGTTGTGCATATCACCGGGAAGGGCAAGGGCGGCAGAAATCAGGAGCTTGCCCTTGCGGCGGCGGAGCGCATTGCCGGCATGGAAGGCATTGTGGTTGCTGCGGCAGGCTCTGACGGTACGGATGGGCCGACCGATGCCGCAGGCGGTATTGTGGACGGGAAAACCTGCGGTATCCTTGCGGAAAAGGGCATTTCCATTCCTGCGGTTCTTGCGGAAAATGATTCCAATGCCGCATTGGCGGCGGCAGATGCCCTGCTCATCACAGGGGCAACCGGCACAAACGTAAATGATATTTATCTTCTTCTATGCCAATAA
- a CDS encoding prolyl-tRNA synthetase associated domain-containing protein, with the protein MFGKEEVKVFLKEKGIPFHWVEHKAVYTIEEMEELGLEKMEETAKNLFLRDQKGKCHFLVVIRADKQVNLKELGEKLGGVRLSFASEERLEKYLGLKKGAVTPLGILNDTACAVKVFLDKDFLGKEEIGVHPNDNTASVYLKTTDLMQMIKEHGNSLEVLSFA; encoded by the coding sequence ATGTTTGGAAAAGAAGAAGTAAAGGTATTTCTGAAGGAAAAAGGAATCCCCTTTCATTGGGTGGAGCATAAAGCGGTTTATACCATTGAGGAGATGGAGGAGCTGGGCTTGGAAAAAATGGAGGAGACGGCAAAAAATCTCTTTTTGCGAGACCAGAAGGGCAAATGCCATTTTCTTGTGGTAATTCGTGCCGATAAGCAGGTGAATCTGAAGGAGCTGGGCGAGAAGCTTGGCGGCGTAAGGCTTTCCTTTGCATCGGAGGAGCGTCTGGAAAAATATCTTGGATTGAAAAAAGGGGCAGTGACACCCTTGGGCATTTTGAATGATACTGCCTGCGCCGTAAAGGTTTTTCTGGACAAGGATTTTCTGGGAAAGGAGGAAATCGGGGTGCATCCCAATGACAATACGGCATCGGTTTATCTGAAAACGACGGATCTTATGCAAATGATAAAGGAGCATGGCAACTCTCTTGAGGTGCTTTCCTTTGCGTAA
- the nadA gene encoding quinolinate synthase NadA, whose amino-acid sequence MNIKDEIKALKEQKNAVILAHYYVADEIQEIADYVGDSFALSKTAATLPNPIIVYCGVSFMGESGCLLSPEKKVLMPDASADCPMAHMVTKAEVDAAREAYEDLAVVCYINSTAEIKSWSDVSVTSANAVQIVRNLPNQNILFIPDQNLGRFIAEQVPEKNIILVNGYCPIHQNISPAEVQELKDAHPNAEVLVHPECPEAVTRLADYIGSTTGIIKHATESEKQEFIIGTEIGVLYELKKRNPDKTFYFPKTAPTCRDMKLITLEKVLHVLQTEENQASVDRAQAEAAGNTLTRMLELSK is encoded by the coding sequence ATGAATATCAAAGATGAAATCAAAGCCTTAAAGGAACAGAAAAATGCAGTCATTCTGGCGCATTATTATGTAGCGGATGAAATTCAGGAAATCGCTGATTATGTCGGGGATTCCTTCGCGTTGAGCAAAACGGCGGCAACCCTGCCCAACCCTATCATCGTTTACTGCGGTGTCTCCTTCATGGGGGAAAGCGGCTGTCTGTTAAGCCCCGAAAAGAAGGTGCTGATGCCGGATGCAAGCGCGGACTGCCCCATGGCGCACATGGTAACAAAGGCAGAGGTTGACGCAGCAAGAGAAGCCTACGAGGATTTGGCGGTTGTCTGCTATATCAATTCAACAGCGGAAATCAAATCCTGGTCCGACGTAAGCGTGACTTCCGCCAACGCGGTACAGATTGTCCGCAACCTGCCCAATCAGAATATCCTCTTTATCCCCGATCAGAACCTCGGTCGCTTCATTGCAGAGCAGGTGCCTGAAAAAAACATCATTCTCGTCAATGGCTACTGTCCCATCCATCAGAATATCTCTCCTGCCGAGGTACAGGAGCTGAAGGACGCACACCCCAATGCAGAGGTTCTGGTGCATCCCGAATGTCCCGAAGCTGTGACAAGGCTGGCAGATTACATCGGCTCCACCACAGGCATCATCAAGCATGCGACCGAAAGCGAAAAGCAGGAATTTATCATCGGGACGGAAATCGGCGTGCTGTATGAGCTGAAAAAACGCAACCCCGACAAGACCTTCTATTTCCCGAAAACAGCACCCACCTGCAGGGACATGAAGCTGATTACATTGGAAAAGGTGCTGCATGTTTTGCAGACAGAGGAAAATCAGGCATCCGTAGACCGAGCACAGGCAGAAGCCGCAGGCAACACCCTGACACGCATGCTGGAGCTGAGCAAATAA